TACTCGGGTGAGCAGTTGGGTTAATGTTTAACTAAATATCCGCAAATTATGGTAGATGTTGACCACCTGTTACGCCCATAATTTCAGCAGTAACATAGCTAGATTCTTGAGATGCAAGGTATACATAGACTGGTGCTAGCTCGGCAGGTTGGCCGGGTCTCTTTAAAGGCACGTTTTCACCAAACTTAGGGAGCTTCTCTTCAGGCTGGCCGCCACTTTGTTGAATGGGTGTCCAAATAGGGCCGGGCGCTACGCCATTCACTCGTATCCCTTTTTCAATTAACATCTTCGCTAGGCTTTTTGTGAAGCTGGTTATAGCACCTTTTGTAGAAGCATAGTCGAGTAAACCAGCAGAAGGTTGATAGCATTGAATAGATGTAGTGTTGATAATGCTCGAACCTGCGGGCATATGTTTCACTGCGGCTTTTGTTATCCAAAACATAGCAAATACATTGGTTTGATAAGTTTTACAAAACTGTTCTGTGGTTAAATCTTCTAGCTCAGCCACAAATTGCTGTTTACCCGCGTTGTTCACCAAGATATCTATAGAGCCAAGTTTTGTTGCGGTTTGACTAACCAACTCCTCACAGAAGCTCTCATCAGAAATATCGCCGGGAATACCATGTGCCGAGATACCACAGTCTGACAAATACGTTAGCGTGTCTTGCGCATCTTTTTCCTCACTAGGAAGGTAATTAATCACTACATCGGCACCTTCTCTTGCAAATGCGATGGCCACCGCACGGCCAATGCCAGAGTCTCCGCCCGTAACTAGGGCTTTGCGCCCTTTCAATCTACCTGAACCTTCATAGGTCTTCTCACCATGGTCCGATTTAGGCGACAG
The nucleotide sequence above comes from Alteromonas naphthalenivorans. Encoded proteins:
- a CDS encoding SDR family oxidoreductase — its product is MSKINQFTMQDPRYQYDVSDTHKNDDQPDPGLDEILSPKSDHGEKTYEGSGRLKGRKALVTGGDSGIGRAVAIAFAREGADVVINYLPSEEKDAQDTLTYLSDCGISAHGIPGDISDESFCEELVSQTATKLGSIDILVNNAGKQQFVAELEDLTTEQFCKTYQTNVFAMFWITKAAVKHMPAGSSIINTTSIQCYQPSAGLLDYASTKGAITSFTKSLAKMLIEKGIRVNGVAPGPIWTPIQQSGGQPEEKLPKFGENVPLKRPGQPAELAPVYVYLASQESSYVTAEIMGVTGGQHLP